In Dysidea avara chromosome 3, odDysAvar1.4, whole genome shotgun sequence, a single window of DNA contains:
- the LOC136249380 gene encoding uncharacterized protein isoform X2, whose protein sequence is MAGKQTFGIKVSEIPDGVTEVDLQSLFSKFGNISSVHLKNSKPLNHAYINYDSQHSVVAAAEAMNGYSVSGGTIKVVSQNTGSGRHKSTIPESVQPKGTVTNADTNQFSIKISNINPSTTQEVLSGLFKTRVILKEVPGKKSFAYANYEIQEEMQDSLKLHGTSLDGLQISVKEATSSRSSSQNDNVTKEKSQMSVSLHRFFLSKMASNINELETKGGTVNWDSGFLYYTAPNSETLMRFKNNAVDCLFEDSLQLSVETWNKLMTTHPNGCSLFQQLTQPFRSNPNVEIHTDVVALKVILLGFKVAVQDAMQAVASALYNNIPIDGVKLLYTLKMFPNLQADLLKEFGITVQGFYPGSSELILSGNRPEPYLKITGILNHQNILMCTCIGLLIQSAQKRISLEKLPAVLCAHGQNKGDFCYAEVYSNSLSQITLLICGPDDVPQKVSTIINSPEQKEVILANANAIQVIKGLPQCNFVQLLHHYGVYIQENVHRPSLVVQGYVQEEVMAVFSILSGAATSVAASVNTVVPVLPSFTHTEKFQYHCHPNFKSQIQEHVVDTLQQQLRVAILFFDSDVMTQYSPAKPVSESGGKAKKVVITLLLQSNFEEDFSDACGKLKEIKPQCKYTTWSKKEYEVLSKKVKKQLKDFEKSNRVRIILHEKNSSVDIYGLTNAEVSASEYHLKNSVESNLVIESQISVSRYESLFLRKKHKSDLYELCKVRFPTGSDFQSDSTSASLVLEGSKTKVDLARQKVNEALNELQVKSVSFQHDSYGEMWKRKWFELKKQEEVAHNIVVNVHAILGEKTSKNPADVSLNVELAIIGKDSNSISEIESTITDIGIKLLRKTESISKAQLAAVKEGLKSKKLSLRENHNTEVVWNQEKLTIDLITPNGSSEELDAAYNLLMAYTEGVAVNTEKVHFRNVIGLFLQQHKQWQQIVTIAKQNSVTVKLVSNGITIRGKLGNTGNAKKSIEDKLQRLLELFAERKIKIDDMLLPILDTPGFEGIVAKVKQDHGCILTKCKAIQSIQVKKPDGSVLTIEICIGSIFDETSDAIVNVSSFNAQNSAIKELADAGGPTIQKEYDNYIAKHGAISLCKAICLGSGDLKCSKVIHVELPVCVNGSESELAKISESIQNSLVVAEKHSICSISIPSFHTDSSALSECAKALLQATLSLSTSGTLKCLEIVRFVLTTKEIANTYGQKLLELQGTTLGPVMINSDKLLTPTQSFIWFWENDFGCLEPYADEDSTTLSQQFSSVANCKIVVKGNMYTFEFAKMLQVNDQTSKSRRIEKRKLQPFWKYQNDKGQWDLYTEEQSQAIEAMWQTKQPSILQIGKWKYTFNFDSTPMTQINTTTNRSRTICRVDSKATQNINHTASEKTSLLLVGPKESLDKAEQAVQEFLKGNLDTEEISLTASQSSSVAHEIGKKYNVAVSDLTQSKVMLKGLNSNVMKAAMEIKLMSLQDYTKADKEIYPVEWEPQNDELELKQLGNGTPEWSKVSQQFRATLSSAMIIKIERVQNKWLWEKYFQHSERMKKKNGGVINEKMLFHGTRSTPPSSIYQDEEGFDMRFSNAGMWGTGNYFAVNASYSNGYAHHLSDGTKQMFLAKVLTGDSIQLQPTGSLRMPPVKNSSKGVVRYDTVTGHTNGSQVFIAYSNDKAYPFYLISYK, encoded by the exons ATGGCCGGGAAGCAGACATTTGGAATAAAGGTGTCAGAAatacctgatggtgttactGAAGTTGATCTGCAATCATTGTTTTCTAAATTTGGAAATATTTCAAGTGTGCATTTAAAAAATTCTAAACCACTAAATCATGCATATATTAATTATGATTCTCAGCATAGCGTAGTAGCAGCAGCTGAAGCTATGAATGGATACTCTGTTTCTGGTGGTACTATAAAAGTAGTATCACAAAATACTGGCAGTGGAAGACACAAGTCCACAATCCCTGAAAGTGTGCAACCAAAGGGAACTGTTACAAATGCTGATACAAACCAGTTCAGTATTAAAATCTCTAATATCAATCCCAGTACTACACAAGAAGTATTGTCCGGGTTGTTTAAAACCAGAGTCATTCTTAAGGAAGTTCCTGGTAAAAAAAGTTTTGCATATGCTAATTATGAGATACAAGAAGAAATGCAGGACTCATTAAAACTCCATGGTACATCACTTGACGGTTTACAGATATCTGTAAAGGAGGCTACTTCATCCAG ATCCTCATCACAAAATGACAATGTGACAAAAGAAAAATCACAAATGTCAGTCAGTCTGCATAGGTTTTTTCTGTCAAAAATGGCAAGTAATATAAATGAGTTGGAAACAAAAGGAGGGACAGTAAATTGGGATAGTGGTTTCCTATATTACACTGCACCCAATTCAGAAACTTTGATGAGGTTTAAGAACAATGCAGTGGATTGTTTGTTTGAGGACAGTCTACAGCTTTCTGTTGAGACTTGGAATAAGTTGATGACAACACATCCTAATGGatgtagcttgtttcagcaaTTGACACAACCTTTTCGCTCTAATCCTAATGTGGAGATACACACAGACGTGGTAGCACTAAAAGTGATACTTTTGGGGTTCAAAGTTGCAGTACAAGATGCCATGCAAGCTGTAGCCTCTGCATTGTATAATAACATACCTATTGATGG AGTAAAGTTGCTGTACACTCTGAAGATGTTCCCTAACTTACAAGCTGATCTTTTAAAGGAATTTGGCATAACAGTTCAAGGGTTTTACCCTGGATCTTCAGAATTAATTCTTTCTGGAAACAGACCTGAGCCATATCTCAAGATAACAGGTATTCTCAACCATCAGAATATTTTGATGTGCACATGTATTGGATTGTTAATTCAGTCTGCTCAGAAGCGGATTAGCCTGGAAAAGTTACCAGCTGTTCTGTGTGCACATGGTCAAAATAAAGGAGATTTTTGCTATGCTGAAGTTTATTCCAACAGTCTTAGTCAGATTACTTTATTGATTTGTGGACCGGATGATGTGCCACAGAAAGTCAGCACAATTATTAATTCTCCTGAGCAGAAAGAAGTTATTCTTGCCAATGCTAATGCCATACAAGTTATAAAAGGCTTACCTCAATGCAATTTTGTTCAATTATTGCATCACTATGGTGTGTATATTCAGGAAAATGTACACCGACCCAGTCTTGTTGTTCAAGGCTATGTGCAAGAAGAGGTCATGGCAGTTTTCTCAATTTTATCAGGAGCGGCTACAAGTGTTGCTGCCTCTGTAAATACAGTTGTTCCAGTGCTGCCAAGCTTCACTCACACTGAGAAGTTTCAGTACCATTGTCATCCAAACTTCAAGTCTCAAATACAGGAACATGTTGTTGACACATTGCAACAGCAGCTGAGGGTGGCCATTTTATTCTTTGATTCAGATGTTATGACCCAATATTCTCCAGCTAAACCTGTTTCTGAAAGTGGAGGCAAGGCAAAAAAAGTTGTAATCACGCTATTGCTCCAAAGCAATTTTGAAGAGGATTTTTCGGATGCATGTGGAAAACTGAAG GAGATAAAGCCACAGTGTAAGTATACTACCTGGTCAAAGAAGGAGTATGAGGTTTTATCAAAGAAAGTGAAGAAGCAGCTGAAGGATTTTGAGAAGTCTAATCGTGTCCGCATCATACTTCACGAGAAAAACAGTTCAGTGGATATCTATGGTCTAACAAATGCTGAGGTTTCCGCATCAGAGTATCATCTTAAGAATTCTGTGGAATCAAATTTGGTGATTGAATCACAAATTTCAGTGTCTCGGTATGAAAGTTTATTTTTACGAAAAAAACACAAAAGCGACTTATATGAACTTTGCAAGGTACGTTTCCCAACTGGTTCAGACTTTCAGTCAGATTCTACAAGTGCTAGCTTGGTTTTGGAAGGTAGTAAGACCAAAGTAGATTTAGCTAGACAAAAAGTCAATGAAGCCCTAAATGAACTACAGGTAAAATCAGTGAGTTTTCAGCATGATAGCTATGGTGAGATGTGGAAAAGAAAATGGTTTGAGTTAAAGAAACAGGAAGAGGTAGCTCACAATATTGTTGTGAATGTGCATGCAATACTTGGTGAAAAGACCAGTAAAAATCCAGCAGATGTGAGTTTGAATGTGGAGTTGGCAATTATAGGGAAAGATAGTAATTCCATCAGTGAAATTGAAAGCACTATAACAGACATTGGAATCAAACTTTTACGTAAAACAGAAAGCATTAGTAAAGCGCAGCTTGCAGCAGTGAAAGAAGGCCTTAAATCTAAAAAACTTTCACTTAGAGAGAATCACAACACAGAGGTGGTGTGGAATCAAGAAAAACTCACCATTGATCTAATTACTCCCAATGGGTCATCTGAAGAATTGGATGCTGCTTACAATCTCCTCATGGCTTACACTGAGGGAGTGGCTGTTAATACAGAAAAAGTGCATTTCAGAAATGTGATTGGTCTATTTCTACAGCAGCATAAACAGTGGCAACAAATTGTCACTATAGCTAAACAAAATTCAGTAACAGTCAAGCTTGTAAGTAATGGCATCACTATACGTGGTAAGCTTGGTAATACTGGAAATGCTAAGAAATCCATAGAGGATAAGTTACAAAGGCTTTTGGAGTTGTTTGCAGAAAGGAAAATTAAAATTGATGATATGCTTTTACCTATATTAGACACACCAGGTTTTGAAGGTATCGTTGCTAAGGTTAAACAGGACCATGGCTGCATCCTTACAAAGTGTAAAGCTATACAAAGCATACAAGTAAAAAAGCCTGATGGCTCTGTGCTTACCATTGAAATATGTATAGGCAGCATTTTTGATGAAACCTCTGATGCCATTGTGAATGTAAGCAGTTTTAATGCGCAAAACAGTGCAATTAAGGAACTAGCTGATGCTGGTGGGCCCACAATCCAAAAAGAGTATGATAATTACATTGCAAAACATGGAGCAATTAGTTTGTGCAAAGCTATATGCTTAGGATCCGGTGACCTTAAATGCAGTAAGGTAATCCATGTTGAATTGCCTGTGTGTGTGAATGGATCTGAGAGTGAATTAGCAAAAATCAGTGAATCCATTCAGAACAGTTTGGTGGTTGCAGAAAAGCATTCAATTTGTAGTATTTCAATTCCATCATTTCATACTGATTCATCTGCTCTTTCTGAATGTGCTAAAGCTTTGTTGCAAGCTACATTGAGTCTATCCACTAGTGGCACACTAAAGTGTCTAGAAATAGTAAGGTTTGTTTTAACAACTAAGGAGATTGCAAACACATACGGGCAGAAGCTACTAGAGCTTCAAGGTACAACTCTTGGTCCGGTTATGATTAATTCAGATAAGCTGTTgacaccaacacagtctttcaTATGGTTTTGGGAAAATGATTTTGGGTGCTTAGAACCGTATGCTGATGAAGACTCAACTACTTTGTCGCAGCAGTTTTCTTCAGTAGCTAACTGCAAAATAGTGGTCAAGGGAAATATGTATACATTTGAATTTGCAAAAATGTTGCAAGTGAATGACCAAACATCAAAGTCTAGGCGGATAGAGAAAAGGAAGCTACAGCCATTTTGGAAATATCAAAATGACAAAGGCCAATGGGATCTATACACAGAGGAGCAATCACAGGCAATTGAAGCTATGTGGCAGACTAAACAACCATCTATTCTTCAGATAGGAAAATGGAAATACACTTTCAACTTTGACAGTACTCCCATGACACAGATTAATACAACTACCAATAGAAGCCGTACTATTTGCCGGGTGGATAGCAAGGCTACTCAAAATATCAACCACACTGCCAGTGAAAAGACATCCTTACTGTTGGTTGGACCTAAGGAAAGTCTAGATAAAGCTGAGCAGGCAGTTCAGGAGTTTCTGAAGGGCAACTTGGATACTGAAGAAATTTCATTAACAGCAAGTCAGTCGTCTAGTGTAGCACATGAAATTGGCAAAAAATACAATGTGGCAGTGAGTGATCTAACACAAAGCAAGGTGATGCTTAAAGGTTTAAACAGCAATGTCATGAAGGCTGCAATGGAAATCAAGTTGATGTCATTGCAGGATTACACTAAAGCTGACAAAGAGATTTATCCTGTTGAATGGGAACCACAGAATGATGAGCTTGAGCTAAAACAACTTGGAAATGGTACTCCAGAATGGTCCAAGGTTTCTCAACAGTTTCGAGCAACATTGTCCTCAGCAATGATTATTAAAATTGAAAGAGTTCAAAATAAATGGCTATGGGAGAAATACTTTCAGCATTCCGAAAGAATGAAAAAGAAGAATGGAGGTGTGATTAATGAGAAAATGTTGTTCCATGGAACTCGTAGCACTCCACCAAGTTCAATTTACCAAGATGAAGAAGGGTTTGACATGAGGTTTAGTAACGCTGGAATGTGGGGCACTGGTAACTACTTTGCAGTTAACGCAAGTTATTCTAATGGATATGCCCACCATTTATCAGATGGCACTAAGCAGATGTTTCTTGCTAAAGTCTTGACTGGGGATAGCATCCAGCTTCAGCCTACTGGTAGTTTGCGAATGCCTCCTGTGAAGAATTCATCAAAAGGTGTTGTGAGATATGATACAGTTACTGGCCACACAAATGGAAGTCAAGTGTTCATAGCATACTCCAACGATAAGGCTTATCCATTTTATCTTATTTCCTATAAATAA
- the LOC136249380 gene encoding uncharacterized protein isoform X1, with product MAGKQTFGIKVSEIPDGVTEVDLQSLFSKFGNISSVHLKNSKPLNHAYINYDSQHSVVAAAEAMNGYSVSGGTIKVVSQNTGSGRHKSTIPESVQPKGTVTNADTNQFSIKISNINPSTTQEVLSGLFKTRVILKEVPGKKSFAYANYEIQEEMQDSLKLHGTSLDGLQISVKEATSSRSSSQNDNVTKEKSQMSVSLHRFFLSKMASNINELETKGGTVNWDSGFLYYTAPNSETLMRFKNNAVDCLFEDSLQLSVETWNKLMTTHPNGCSLFQQLTQPFRSNPNVEIHTDVVALKVILLGFKVAVQDAMQAVASALYNNIPIDGVKLLYTLKMFPNLQADLLKEFGITVQGFYPGSSELILSGNRPEPYLKITGILNHQNILMCTCIGLLIQSAQKRISLEKLPAVLCAHGQNKGDFCYAEVYSNSLSQITLLICGPDDVPQKVSTIINSPEQKEVILANANAIQVIKGLPQCNFVQLLHHYGVYIQENVHRPSLVVQGYVQEEVMAVFSILSGAATSVAASVNTVVPVLPSFTHTEKFQYHCHPNFKSQIQEHVVDTLQQQLRVAILFFDSDVMTQYSPAKPVSESGGKAKKVVITLLLQSNFEEDFSDACGKLKEIKPQCKYTTWSKKEYEVLSKKVKKQLKDFEKSNRVRIILHEKNSSVDIYGLTNAEVSASEYHLKNSVESNLVIESQISVSRYESLFLRKKHKSDLYELCKVRFPTGSDFQSDSTSASLVLEGSKTKVDLARQKVNEALNELQVKSVSFQHDSYGEMWKRKWFELKKQEEVAHNIVVNVHAILGEKTSKNPADVSLNVELAIIGKDSNSISEIESTITDIGIKLLRKTESISKAQLAAVKEGLKSKKLSLRENHNTEVVWNQEKLTIDLITPNGSSEELDAAYNLLMAYTEGVAVNTEKVHFRNVIGLFLQQHKQWQQIVTIAKQNSVTVKLVSNGITIRGKLGNTGNAKKSIEDKLQRLLELFAERKIKIDDMLLPILDTPGFEGIVAKVKQDHGCILTKCKAIQSIQVKKPDGSVLTIEICIGSIFDETSDAIVNVSSFNAQNSAIKELADAGGPTIQKEYDNYIAKHGAISLCKAICLGSGDLKCSKVIHVELPVCVNGSESELAKISESIQNSLVVAEKHSICSISIPSFHTDSSALSECAKALLQATLSLSTSGTLKCLEIVRFVLTTKEIANTYGQKLLELQGTTLGPVMINSDKLLTPTQSFIWFWENDFGCLEPYADEDSTTLSQQFSSVANCKIVVKGNMYTFEFAKMLQVNDQTSKSRRIEKRKLQPFWKYQNDKGQWDLYTEEQSQAIEAMWQTKQPSILQIGKWKYTFNFDSTPMTQINTTTNRSRTICRVDSKATQNINHTASEKTSLLLVGPKESLDKAEQAVQEFLKGNLDTEEISLTASQSSSVAHEIGKKYNVAVSDLTQSKVMLKGLNSNVMKAAMEIKLMSLQDYTKADKEIYPVEWEPQNDELELKQLGNGTPEWSKVSQQFRATLSSAMIIKIERVQNKWLWEKYFQHSERMKKKNGGVINEKMLFHGTRSTPPSSIYQDEEGFDMRFSNAGMWGTGNYFAVNASYSNGYAHHLSDGTKQMFLAKVLTGDSIQLQPTGSLRMPPVKNSSKGVVRYDTVTGHTNGSQVFIAYSNDKAYPFYLISYK from the exons ATGGCCGGGAAGCAGACATTTGGAATAAAG GTGTCAGAAatacctgatggtgttactGAAGTTGATCTGCAATCATTGTTTTCTAAATTTGGAAATATTTCAAGTGTGCATTTAAAAAATTCTAAACCACTAAATCATGCATATATTAATTATGATTCTCAGCATAGCGTAGTAGCAGCAGCTGAAGCTATGAATGGATACTCTGTTTCTGGTGGTACTATAAAAGTAGTATCACAAAATACTGGCAGTGGAAGACACAAGTCCACAATCCCTGAAAGTGTGCAACCAAAGGGAACTGTTACAAATGCTGATACAAACCAGTTCAGTATTAAAATCTCTAATATCAATCCCAGTACTACACAAGAAGTATTGTCCGGGTTGTTTAAAACCAGAGTCATTCTTAAGGAAGTTCCTGGTAAAAAAAGTTTTGCATATGCTAATTATGAGATACAAGAAGAAATGCAGGACTCATTAAAACTCCATGGTACATCACTTGACGGTTTACAGATATCTGTAAAGGAGGCTACTTCATCCAG ATCCTCATCACAAAATGACAATGTGACAAAAGAAAAATCACAAATGTCAGTCAGTCTGCATAGGTTTTTTCTGTCAAAAATGGCAAGTAATATAAATGAGTTGGAAACAAAAGGAGGGACAGTAAATTGGGATAGTGGTTTCCTATATTACACTGCACCCAATTCAGAAACTTTGATGAGGTTTAAGAACAATGCAGTGGATTGTTTGTTTGAGGACAGTCTACAGCTTTCTGTTGAGACTTGGAATAAGTTGATGACAACACATCCTAATGGatgtagcttgtttcagcaaTTGACACAACCTTTTCGCTCTAATCCTAATGTGGAGATACACACAGACGTGGTAGCACTAAAAGTGATACTTTTGGGGTTCAAAGTTGCAGTACAAGATGCCATGCAAGCTGTAGCCTCTGCATTGTATAATAACATACCTATTGATGG AGTAAAGTTGCTGTACACTCTGAAGATGTTCCCTAACTTACAAGCTGATCTTTTAAAGGAATTTGGCATAACAGTTCAAGGGTTTTACCCTGGATCTTCAGAATTAATTCTTTCTGGAAACAGACCTGAGCCATATCTCAAGATAACAGGTATTCTCAACCATCAGAATATTTTGATGTGCACATGTATTGGATTGTTAATTCAGTCTGCTCAGAAGCGGATTAGCCTGGAAAAGTTACCAGCTGTTCTGTGTGCACATGGTCAAAATAAAGGAGATTTTTGCTATGCTGAAGTTTATTCCAACAGTCTTAGTCAGATTACTTTATTGATTTGTGGACCGGATGATGTGCCACAGAAAGTCAGCACAATTATTAATTCTCCTGAGCAGAAAGAAGTTATTCTTGCCAATGCTAATGCCATACAAGTTATAAAAGGCTTACCTCAATGCAATTTTGTTCAATTATTGCATCACTATGGTGTGTATATTCAGGAAAATGTACACCGACCCAGTCTTGTTGTTCAAGGCTATGTGCAAGAAGAGGTCATGGCAGTTTTCTCAATTTTATCAGGAGCGGCTACAAGTGTTGCTGCCTCTGTAAATACAGTTGTTCCAGTGCTGCCAAGCTTCACTCACACTGAGAAGTTTCAGTACCATTGTCATCCAAACTTCAAGTCTCAAATACAGGAACATGTTGTTGACACATTGCAACAGCAGCTGAGGGTGGCCATTTTATTCTTTGATTCAGATGTTATGACCCAATATTCTCCAGCTAAACCTGTTTCTGAAAGTGGAGGCAAGGCAAAAAAAGTTGTAATCACGCTATTGCTCCAAAGCAATTTTGAAGAGGATTTTTCGGATGCATGTGGAAAACTGAAG GAGATAAAGCCACAGTGTAAGTATACTACCTGGTCAAAGAAGGAGTATGAGGTTTTATCAAAGAAAGTGAAGAAGCAGCTGAAGGATTTTGAGAAGTCTAATCGTGTCCGCATCATACTTCACGAGAAAAACAGTTCAGTGGATATCTATGGTCTAACAAATGCTGAGGTTTCCGCATCAGAGTATCATCTTAAGAATTCTGTGGAATCAAATTTGGTGATTGAATCACAAATTTCAGTGTCTCGGTATGAAAGTTTATTTTTACGAAAAAAACACAAAAGCGACTTATATGAACTTTGCAAGGTACGTTTCCCAACTGGTTCAGACTTTCAGTCAGATTCTACAAGTGCTAGCTTGGTTTTGGAAGGTAGTAAGACCAAAGTAGATTTAGCTAGACAAAAAGTCAATGAAGCCCTAAATGAACTACAGGTAAAATCAGTGAGTTTTCAGCATGATAGCTATGGTGAGATGTGGAAAAGAAAATGGTTTGAGTTAAAGAAACAGGAAGAGGTAGCTCACAATATTGTTGTGAATGTGCATGCAATACTTGGTGAAAAGACCAGTAAAAATCCAGCAGATGTGAGTTTGAATGTGGAGTTGGCAATTATAGGGAAAGATAGTAATTCCATCAGTGAAATTGAAAGCACTATAACAGACATTGGAATCAAACTTTTACGTAAAACAGAAAGCATTAGTAAAGCGCAGCTTGCAGCAGTGAAAGAAGGCCTTAAATCTAAAAAACTTTCACTTAGAGAGAATCACAACACAGAGGTGGTGTGGAATCAAGAAAAACTCACCATTGATCTAATTACTCCCAATGGGTCATCTGAAGAATTGGATGCTGCTTACAATCTCCTCATGGCTTACACTGAGGGAGTGGCTGTTAATACAGAAAAAGTGCATTTCAGAAATGTGATTGGTCTATTTCTACAGCAGCATAAACAGTGGCAACAAATTGTCACTATAGCTAAACAAAATTCAGTAACAGTCAAGCTTGTAAGTAATGGCATCACTATACGTGGTAAGCTTGGTAATACTGGAAATGCTAAGAAATCCATAGAGGATAAGTTACAAAGGCTTTTGGAGTTGTTTGCAGAAAGGAAAATTAAAATTGATGATATGCTTTTACCTATATTAGACACACCAGGTTTTGAAGGTATCGTTGCTAAGGTTAAACAGGACCATGGCTGCATCCTTACAAAGTGTAAAGCTATACAAAGCATACAAGTAAAAAAGCCTGATGGCTCTGTGCTTACCATTGAAATATGTATAGGCAGCATTTTTGATGAAACCTCTGATGCCATTGTGAATGTAAGCAGTTTTAATGCGCAAAACAGTGCAATTAAGGAACTAGCTGATGCTGGTGGGCCCACAATCCAAAAAGAGTATGATAATTACATTGCAAAACATGGAGCAATTAGTTTGTGCAAAGCTATATGCTTAGGATCCGGTGACCTTAAATGCAGTAAGGTAATCCATGTTGAATTGCCTGTGTGTGTGAATGGATCTGAGAGTGAATTAGCAAAAATCAGTGAATCCATTCAGAACAGTTTGGTGGTTGCAGAAAAGCATTCAATTTGTAGTATTTCAATTCCATCATTTCATACTGATTCATCTGCTCTTTCTGAATGTGCTAAAGCTTTGTTGCAAGCTACATTGAGTCTATCCACTAGTGGCACACTAAAGTGTCTAGAAATAGTAAGGTTTGTTTTAACAACTAAGGAGATTGCAAACACATACGGGCAGAAGCTACTAGAGCTTCAAGGTACAACTCTTGGTCCGGTTATGATTAATTCAGATAAGCTGTTgacaccaacacagtctttcaTATGGTTTTGGGAAAATGATTTTGGGTGCTTAGAACCGTATGCTGATGAAGACTCAACTACTTTGTCGCAGCAGTTTTCTTCAGTAGCTAACTGCAAAATAGTGGTCAAGGGAAATATGTATACATTTGAATTTGCAAAAATGTTGCAAGTGAATGACCAAACATCAAAGTCTAGGCGGATAGAGAAAAGGAAGCTACAGCCATTTTGGAAATATCAAAATGACAAAGGCCAATGGGATCTATACACAGAGGAGCAATCACAGGCAATTGAAGCTATGTGGCAGACTAAACAACCATCTATTCTTCAGATAGGAAAATGGAAATACACTTTCAACTTTGACAGTACTCCCATGACACAGATTAATACAACTACCAATAGAAGCCGTACTATTTGCCGGGTGGATAGCAAGGCTACTCAAAATATCAACCACACTGCCAGTGAAAAGACATCCTTACTGTTGGTTGGACCTAAGGAAAGTCTAGATAAAGCTGAGCAGGCAGTTCAGGAGTTTCTGAAGGGCAACTTGGATACTGAAGAAATTTCATTAACAGCAAGTCAGTCGTCTAGTGTAGCACATGAAATTGGCAAAAAATACAATGTGGCAGTGAGTGATCTAACACAAAGCAAGGTGATGCTTAAAGGTTTAAACAGCAATGTCATGAAGGCTGCAATGGAAATCAAGTTGATGTCATTGCAGGATTACACTAAAGCTGACAAAGAGATTTATCCTGTTGAATGGGAACCACAGAATGATGAGCTTGAGCTAAAACAACTTGGAAATGGTACTCCAGAATGGTCCAAGGTTTCTCAACAGTTTCGAGCAACATTGTCCTCAGCAATGATTATTAAAATTGAAAGAGTTCAAAATAAATGGCTATGGGAGAAATACTTTCAGCATTCCGAAAGAATGAAAAAGAAGAATGGAGGTGTGATTAATGAGAAAATGTTGTTCCATGGAACTCGTAGCACTCCACCAAGTTCAATTTACCAAGATGAAGAAGGGTTTGACATGAGGTTTAGTAACGCTGGAATGTGGGGCACTGGTAACTACTTTGCAGTTAACGCAAGTTATTCTAATGGATATGCCCACCATTTATCAGATGGCACTAAGCAGATGTTTCTTGCTAAAGTCTTGACTGGGGATAGCATCCAGCTTCAGCCTACTGGTAGTTTGCGAATGCCTCCTGTGAAGAATTCATCAAAAGGTGTTGTGAGATATGATACAGTTACTGGCCACACAAATGGAAGTCAAGTGTTCATAGCATACTCCAACGATAAGGCTTATCCATTTTATCTTATTTCCTATAAATAA